In Penicillium psychrofluorescens genome assembly, chromosome: 5, a single window of DNA contains:
- a CDS encoding uncharacterized protein (ID:PFLUO_007932-T1.cds;~source:funannotate), producing MSSIQRWTVNEPYLDIAGTLLEGPYHDVANNEFRFVDIWEHKLYRLDLAHGPESLRVIDTPTSVGVTANIADEDQLVVGAKFGFARLNRATGSLSYVRQVWGEQDGQGKAEKMRFNDGAVDSHGRFWAGAMNDPKAQPIGPEGVLFRLDPDLSLHRMLAPVTIPNGIGWNAQDDTMYLTDSLTAKIFAFDFDAATGAISNRRVHIDFGAPLEPDGLVIDVEDCIWSAVYGGGKVVRISPAGKVIGEIALPTRNVTCPTFVGTELFITTAKDDRDDEEFPQSIRYGGQVYRVDVGIRGKPKNEFRFQG from the exons ATGTCTAGCATTCAGCGGTGGACAGTCAATGAG CCCTACCTCGACATAGCGGGCACCTTGCTCGAAGGTCCCTATCATGACGTGGCTAACAATGAATTCCGCTTTGTTGACATCTGGGAGCACAAACTCTATCGGCTCGATCTGGCCCATGGTCCAGAATCCTTGAGGGTCATTGACACGCCTACCTCGGTCGG GGTGACCGCCAACATCGCTGACGAGGATCAGCTGGTCGTAGGGGCCAAGTTTGGATTCGCTCGGCTGAACCGCGCCACTGGGTCACTCTCCTATGTTCGCCAGGTCTGGGGCGAACAAGATGGGCAGGGGAAAGCTGAGAA AATGCGCTTCAACGACGGCGCCGTCGACAGCCACGGCCGGTTCTGGGCCGGGGCCATGAATGACCCCAAAGCCCAACCCATAGGCCCAGAAGGCGTGTTGTTCAGACTGGATCCAGACCTCAGCCTGCATCGCATGCTGGCCCCGGTGACGATCCCCAACGGGATTGGCTGGAATGCGCAGGATGACACCATGTACCTGACCGACTCGCTGACGGCCAAGATCTTCGCCTTTGATTtcgacgccgccaccggcgCCATTTCTAATCGTCGCGTGCACATTGATTTCGGCGCGCCCCTGGAGCCTGATGGCCTTGTCATCGACGTCGAAGACTGTATCTGGTCGGCCGTCTATGGTGGCGGCAAGGTGGTCCGTATTTCGCCGGCCGGGAAGGTGATTGGGGAAATCGCCCTGCCGACGCGCAACGTCACTTGCCCTACTTTTGTGGGCACAGAGTTGTTTATTACCACGGCAAAGGATGACCGTGATGATGAGGAGTTCCCGCAGTCCATCCGGTATGGTGGGCAAGTGTACCGAGTTGATGTGGGCATCCGGGGGAAGCCCAAGAACGAGTTCCGATTCCAGGGCTAA
- a CDS encoding uncharacterized protein (ID:PFLUO_007933-T1.cds;~source:funannotate), producing MLTPESPSARFVGGAARSSGPSSVVQSSLTPVSQEPSRRLASTSPLPLDSMLRPITSLPPVSTSLHSTPTLHSRRTSTGPSPSQETSPTTPHSTSGPFSRASPAMASVSFPPSVAAYSTAPLYGPADPMNRTAGPRPADEGGVGLGLTAQNTQSTGSGGVLIPCVLDLKSGSSTQAEKRKANSDASRRFRTRKRNEVQLELRITAQEEEIQKSGAIIRRQTEEIRALMRQRDHYRSERDFFRDHLSRSGSLSQLSARPVSPPPPTPAPAAVAVAPMEVGATPGGDMSRSASSSQQSSAGPVSSAHLPDPTRPPGSWAGSPAPYSPAPPTHRGIAPAGPPPVTGGTLPPLQGAWRQ from the coding sequence ATGCTGACTCCGGAATCACCATCGGCTCGGTTTGTAGGCGGAGCCGCCAGAAGCTCTGGTCCATCCAGCGTCGTCCAGTCATCGTTGACCCCGGTCTCCCAAGAACCGTCCAGGCGCCTGGCCTCCACCTCACCATTACCCTTGGATTCCATGCTTAGACCAATCACCTCATTACCCCCCGTTTCCACTTCGCTGCACTCAACTCCGACCCTGCACTCGCGACGGACCAGCACCGGCCCAAGCCCGTCCCAGGAAACGAGTCCAACAACACCGCACTCCACGTCCGGCCCGTTCTCGCGCGCTTCTCCCGCCATGGCATCCGtctccttccctcccagcGTAGCTGCCTACTCGACGGCACCGCTGTACGGCCCAGCCGACCCCATGAACAGAACGGCTGGCCCGCGGCCCGCTGACGAAGGAGGTGTTGGACTGGGGCTAACTGCGCAGAACACACAGTCTACGGGCAGCGGCGGGGTGCTGATTCCGTGCGTCCTGGACTTGAAGTCCGGCTCGTCCACCCAGGCggagaagcgcaaggccaaCAGCGATGCTTCGAGGCGGTTTCGGACTCGCAAGCGAAACGAGGTGCAGCTTGAGCTGCGCATCACCgcgcaggaggaagagatccaGAAGAGTGGCGCGATCATACGGCGCCAGACGGAGGAGATTCGTGCCCTGATGCGGCAGCGAGATCATTATCGATCCGAGCGAGACTTCTTTCGCGACCATCTCAGCCGTTCGGGTTCCCTGAGCCAACTGTCTGCCCGGCCGgtctctcctcctccgcccacgcctgctcctgctgctgttgccGTCGCACCAATGGAAGTAGGAGCGACACCCGGAGGAGACATGTCACGGTCTGCATCCAGTTCGCAGCAAAGCTCCGCTGGCCCGGTGTCATCGGCGCATCTCCCCGATCCTACCCGTCCTCCGGGCAGCTGGGCGGGCAGTCCAGCGCCATACTCGCCTGCACCACCGACACATCGGGGCATTGCACCTGCTGGGCCGCCGCCCGTGACGGGAGGGACTCTACCTCCACTGCAGGGGGCGTGGCGACAATAa
- a CDS encoding uncharacterized protein (ID:PFLUO_007934-T1.cds;~source:funannotate) yields MREQPMAASDSGQSAVAEKEGLLNGGRTGSQRRKPARSTIVGTLALLGCLLLTVVYLVTGYSHLRNQLPCFQEVCNTPLHKHKCNTRSGGYQCFAPISHRWGMYSPYFSLASESSLSGDVPPGCQITFAQVLSRHGARYPTESKSYKYAKLVAAIQANVTSFTGKYAFLRSYNYSLISEDLTPFGKDQMVDSGVKFYQRYEALAAQTVPFIRASGSDRVVLSGEKFIEGFQKAKDSDQNADPHQSSPEISVVIPEESGFNNSLDHGSCPRFEDSELGEKVEDHWIGIFVPPIQRRLRRALPGVRLSGRDVVHLMDICPFDTVSRTPDASEESPFCALFTDHEWSQYNYLQSLSKYYGFGGGNSLGPAQGIGFANELIARLTQSAVQDSTSTNHTLDAPDAATFPLNATLYADFTHDNGMIPIFFALGLYNGTAPLPTSHVESAAAAGGYSAAWTVPFGARAYVEMMQCSDEQTQDVEDGTSDEEPYVRVLVNDRVVPLHGCPVDGFGRCRRGDFVRALRFAREGGNWDQCFA; encoded by the coding sequence ATGCGGGAACAGCCGATGGCGGCATCCGACTCCGGTCAAAGCGCAGTcgcggagaaggaggggtTGCTCAATGGTGGACGCACTGGCTCACAGCGCCGGAAGCCAGCGAGGTCCACGATTGTGGGCACTTTGGCGCTCCTTGGCTGTCTGTTGCTGACGGTCGTGTACCTGGTGACCGGGTATAGTCACCTGCGCAACCAACTTCCCTGTTTCCAGGAGGTGTGCAACACTCCCCTGCACAAGCACAAATGCAATACCCGTAGTGGCGGATACCAATGCTTTGCGCCCATCTCCCACCGCTGGGGCATGTATTCGCCCTACTTCTCGCTTGCCTCGGAATCCAGTCTCTCGGGCGATGTGCCCCCGGGCTGCCAGATCACATTCGCCCAGGTACTCTCCCGACATGGCGCGCGGTATCCCACCGAATCTAAAAGCTACAAGTATGCGAAGCTTGTCGCTGCCATCCAAGCCAATGTAACCTCATTTACGGGCAAGTACGCGTTTCTGCGGTCTTACAACTACTCGCTGATCAGCGAGGACTTGACACCCTTTGGCAAGGACCAGATGGTAGACTCTGGGGTAAAATTCTATCAGCGATATGAGGCGCTGGCTGCGCAGACAGTCCCTTTTATCCGTGCATCGGGCTCAGACCGAGTGGTGCTGTCGGGCGAGAAGTTCATCGAGGGATTCCAGAAAGCCAAGGACAGTGACCAGAATGCGGATCCTCACCAATCCTCCCCAGAAATCAGTGTTGTGATCCCGGAAGAAAGCGGCTTCAACAACAGTCTCGACCACGGCTCGTGCCCGCGCTTTGAGGACAGCGAACTAGGCGAAAAGGTCGAAGACCACTGGATTGGCATCTTCGTGCCGCCTATTCAGCGCCGACTGAGACGCGCTCTTCCCGGCGTTCGTCTTTCCGGGAGAGACGTCGTTCATTTGATGGACATCTGCCCATTCGACACCGTCTCGCGCACCCCCGACGCCAGCGAGGAATCCCCCTTCTGTGCCCTCTTCACCGACCACGAGTGGTCCCAGTACAACTACCTGCAGTCTCTATCCAAGTACTacggcttcggcggcggcaactCCCTTGGCCCGGCACAGGGTATCGGATTCGCCAACGAGCTAATCGCCCGTCTCACACAATCCGCCGTCCAAGATAGCACAAGTACAAACCACACCCTCGACGCACCCGACGCGGCTACTTTCCCTCTCAATGCGACCCTCTACGCCGACTTTACTCATGACAACGGCATGATCCCTATCTTCTTCGCGCTGGGCCTGTACAACGGCACCGCCCCTTTGCCTACTTCTCATGTTGAAtccgctgcagctgcaggcGGGTACTCCGCCGCGTGGACCGTGCCATTCGGGGCTCGTGCTTACGTCGAGATGATGCAGTGCTCTGATGAACAGAcccaggatgtcgaggacGGTACCTCGGACGAAGAACCCTATGTTCGCGTCCTCGTCAACGATCGCGTCGTCCCCTTGCACGGCTGCCCTGTTGATGGATTTGGCCGCTGTCGACGGGGTGACTTCGTCCGCGCATTGAGATTCGCGAGGGAAGGGGGGAATTGGGATCAGTGTTTCGCATAG
- a CDS encoding uncharacterized protein (ID:PFLUO_007935-T1.cds;~source:funannotate), with amino-acid sequence MDHQPRHIHNLPDELLSEILSFLLGSESKAVNGSKPHPNSSHAIEPGETSDLDRFRLVCKRFMRIGSPRKFSRFVLRFSRDGFQRLEDLLDMQLACYVKTITYMVRPFYQGSGWARVLQSLDTHMAPLSQVHSRRLRDQKDLVESGYDLWGLRRALPALVSLQEIKLLRLQDAAHDRLLRVFRHHTLRRSVQFDWEPACSRAVTNLGIALLDSKCNAIRFVGPQISPEATLRLLRAPSTTLAALGGRLTSLDINFHSTTDITTTMADLSGVFYRFFSAAKNLIAIHLGFPNKTPLDLDLEALFHHIRWKTLRTLSLQGWRLDSDEIIALARRHRHQLRSFRLAGIYLRQGCRWRDVLAMLRAEMEQLDRLDLRDIDYTSHFDALATTSGVEVFDDPEADTDADIRPALPALLPPLSSLTLTARASPHSAESLPGRDLAPPPTTHTVYAQHRRTSSTEILSLEKLRAMSADDVGDDGCHVRRDQLALWEAWVLSTSQRASVLHNGHRS; translated from the exons ATGGACCACCAGCCACGGCACATTCATAACCTCCCGGATGAACTCCTGAGCGAGATCCTGTCGTTCCTGCTCGGTTCCGAATCAAAGGCTGTGAATGGCAGCAAACCCCATCCCAATAGTTCCCACGCCATTGAGCCCGGCGAGACCTCCGACCTGGACCGGTTCCGACTCGTATGCAAGCGCTTCATGCGGATTGGATCCCCACGCAAGTTCTCCCGGTTTGTGCTGCGATTCTCTCGAGATGGCTTCCAGCGACTggaggatctgctggacATGCAGCTGGCCTGCTATGTAAAAACAATCACGTACATGGTGCGACCCTTTTATCAAGGAAGCG GGTGGGCACGCGTGCTGCAATCTCTAGACACCCACATGGCGCCGCTCTCACAAGTACACTCCCGGCGACTGCGAGACCAGAAGGACCTCGTCGAGTCCGGATACGATCTATGGGGGCTCCGGCGGGCACTCCCGGCCTTGGTATCGCTACAGGAAATAAAACTGCTTCGTCTACAAGACGCAGCCCATGATCGTCTCCTCCGTGTCTTCCGCCACCACACCCTCAGAAGAAGCGTGCAGTTCGACTGGGAGCCAGCATGCTCGCGCGCAGTAACAAACCTCGGcatcgccctcctcgacTCCAAATGCAACGCCATCCGCTTCGTAGGGCCCCAAATCAGCCCCGAAGCAACGCTCCGGCTCCTGCGCGCGCCATCAACCACCCTCGCCGCGCTCGGCGGCCGCCTCACCAGCCTTGACATCAACTTCCACTCCACGACCGacatcaccaccacaatgGCCGACCTATCCGGCGTCTTCTACCGGTTCTTCAGTGCAGCCAAGaacctcatcgccatccaccTGGGATTTCCCAACAAAACACCGCTCGATCTAGACCTCGAAGCGCTGTTCCACCATATCCGCTGGAAAACACTCCGCACTCTTAGTCTGCAGGGCTGGCGTCTCGACTCTGACGAGATCATAGCTCTAGCCCGCCGCCACAGACACCAGCTGCGCTCATTCCGCCTCGCAGGAATCTACCTTCGTCAGGGCTGTCGCTGGCGTGATGTTCTCGCCATGCTCCGCGCGGAAATGGAGCAGCTGGACCGCTTGGACCTCCGAGATATCGACTATACCTCCCACTTCGACGCTCTCGCCACCACATCTGGCGTAGAGGTCTTCGATGATCCAGAAGCAGACACAGACGCAGATATCCGACCCGCCCTCCCTGCGCTCCTACCACCGCTCTCATCTCTAACTCTAACGGCGCGCGCCTCGCCGCACTCGGCAGAGTCTCTCCCTGGTCGGGATTTGGCACCGCCACCGACTACCCACACAGTGTACGCACAGCATCGTCGAACCTCCTCGACAGAGATCCTGTCTCTTGAGAAACTGCGCGCCATGTCGGCTGATGACGTCGGTGATGACGGCTGTCATGTCCGGCGCGATCAGTTGGCTCTCTGGGAGGCGTGGGTGCTTTCCACTTCGCAACGCGCCAGCGTACTGCATAATGGGCATCGGTCGTGA
- a CDS encoding uncharacterized protein (ID:PFLUO_007936-T1.cds;~source:funannotate) yields the protein MALIYRRSPSALLLLPPPPSFAFGPVEDAFSLPLAEVYARLVRILDGSNRMASLDIALAIPDLLAPANRPRAKVFEQLQRYLTSIYTLVGAVCSAKNIELDAPGGIDTRVIFVDHTSSETDSPEFGPVLALKSLATSERSWDYVFYPDIPAGRVLAVTFANHAEPSNKSYMYKKMHAIYSNTHWTLPPSLLVPDSQQASTPHHSVAVGGTFDHLHLGHKLLLTATALALEPPEETDLNPSRSLTIGVTGPALLVNKKYAEFLESYNERYESTARFLIAIMNFRSIEENNAWIRQVSEPGSKGRHVEMTGQPHLSFKFEEISDPFGPTITDENISALVVSRETHAGGAAVNEERAKKGWKSLEIFEVDVLQAGEAASPDDFELKLSSTEIRRRRMNLAKV from the coding sequence ATGGCTTTAATCTACAGGCGCTCACCCTcagcgctgctgctgcttcctccacccccaTCCTTTGCTTTCGGCCCGGTGGAGGATGCATTCTCACTCCCGTTGGCCGAGGTCTATGCCAGGCTTGTCCGCATTCTGGATGGCTCCAATCGAATGGCCTCGCTGGATATTGCGCTCGCCATTCCTGATCTGCTTGCCCCAGCGAACAGACCACGGGCCAAGGTCtttgagcagctccagcGCTATCTGACTAGCATCTATACTCTGGTGGGTGCCGTGTGCTCGGCTAAAAACATCGAGCTGGATGCACCCGGTGGCATTGACACCCGTGTGATTTTCGTGGATCACACATCATCCGAGACTGACAGTCCAGAATTTGGACCGGTTCTGGCTCTGAAGAGCCTGGCAACCTCCGAGCGCTCGTGGGACTATGTATTCTACCCAGACATCCCTGCTGGCCGGGTTCTGGCCGTAACTTTTGCCAACCATGCCGAACCCTCGAACAAGAGTTATATGTATAAAAAGATGCACGCTATATACAGCAACACTCACTGGACACTCCCTCCATCTCTGCTGGTGCCCGACAGCCAACAAGCATCCACCCCCCATCATTCTGTGGCGGTGGGCGGCACATTCGACCATCTTCACCTTGGCCACAAGCTTCTGCTGACAGCCACCGCACTGGCATTAGAGCCACCTGAAGAGACGGATCTCAATCCAAGCAGGTCTCTGACCATCGGGGTGACGGGACCTGCATTGCTAGTGAATAAGAAGTATGCCGAGTTTCTCGAGAGTTACAACGAGCGATATGAGAGCACCGCACGTTTCCTGATCGCCATCATGAACTTTCGTTCGATCGAAGAGAACAATGCCTGGATCCGACAAGTGAGCGAACCAGGCTCCAAGGGTCGACATGTTGAGATGACCGGGCAGCCACATCTGTCATTCAAATTTGAGGAGATATCGGATCCGTTTGGGCCTACCATTACCGATGAGAATATCAGCGCGCTGGTCGTGTCCCGAGAGACTCATGCTGGTGGCGCGGCGGTCAATGAGGAGCGGGCAAAGAAGGGGTGGAAGAgcctggagatcttcgaggtTGATGTCCTGCAGGCGGGTGAGGCCGCGTCCCCGGATGACTTTGAGTTGAAACTGAGCAGCACCGAGAtccggcggcggcgaatGAATCTGGCCAAGGTTTAG
- a CDS encoding uncharacterized protein (ID:PFLUO_007937-T1.cds;~source:funannotate) — protein sequence MSNPAQPFDSPRRSSVFGRQPEELHIPSTGLINPSLARQPSSHEYPTTPDASASVPSITVQQLQYASASGGNGNSALPGALQPGGLNRPPAVSANTAPSVLPTLPQQQQQSQQSHRSSMINSHGHSRSSPAGFEQSLYTQHSAPEDSKFPTSPGAFPPHTPQGSKYSPLGLADIRPSADHLFAGSLMSPGSLPYNGETQVPSNSNYLAPWPIYAVDWCKWPIAGGSGSFGGKLALGSYLEDNHNYIQIIDTHYSQPDPDTPDAAAGEIKLDYVKTAEATHSYPVTRILWEPPSSQKQSTDLLATSGDHLRLWSLPSSQPVPSSNTITRPTGQQSTPPSKLSPLALLSNSKSPEHTAPITSLDWNTISPSLIITSSIDTTCTIWDIPTLTAKTQLIAHDKEVYDVRFCANSVDVFVSCGADGSVRMFDLRSLEHSTIIYEPSDKNEKPMSPGNASPSGPSHNGPWPPPLLRIAASPHDAHLLATFSQDSSVVRVLDVRQPGQALLELKGHSAALNCVEWSPNRRGVLASGGDDSLVLLWDLINQQNSAPLSPPVAHTPGAPSVTSDRGPAAAWQCDYEVSNISWSPQGGPNPSGHPREWLGVCGGRGIWGVAL from the exons ATGTCAAACCCTGCACAGCCCTTCGACTCCCCCCGCCGCTCATCTGTGTTCGGTCGCCAGCCAGAGGAGCTTCACATCCCATCCACCGGGCTGATTAACCCGAGCCTAGCGCGCCAGCCCTCTTCTCATGAATACCCAACCACTCCCGACGCCAGTGCATCGGTCCCCTCAATAACGGTGCAGCAGTTGCAGTACGCAAGCGCTAGTGGAGGCAACGGCAACAGTGCCCTGCCTGGAGCCCTCCAACCAGGAGGTCTCAATCGTCCCCCAGCTGTGTCTGCCAACACTGCCCCATCAGTGCTGCCTACCCTGccacagcaacaacaacagtcACAACAAAGCCATCGCTCCAGCATGATCAACTCTCATGGACATTCTCGATCCAGCCCGGCGGGTTTTGAGCAGTCGCTGTACACACAACACAGTGCCCCAGAAGACTCCAAATTCCCCACCTCTCCTGGGGCTTTCCCACCGCACACCCCGCAAGGATCCAAGTATTCGCCTTTGGGACTGGCTGATATTCGGCCGTCGGCAGACCATTTGTTTGCTGGCTCGCTGATGAGTCCTGGCTCGTTACCATACAACGGAGAGACCCAGGTGCCAAGTAACAGCAACTATTTGGCCCCCTGGCCCATATATGCAGTGGATTGGTGCAAATGGCCCATTGCGGGAGGATCTGGCTCCTTTGGTGGCAAACTGGCCCTGGGGAGCTACTTAGAAGATAACCACAACTAT ATCCAAATTATAGACACACACTACTCTCAGCCAGATCCCGACACCCCAGATGCCGCCGCGGGAGAGATCAAACTGGATTATGTGAAGACCGCTGAGGCAACGCACTCTTACCCGGTGACTCGGATTCTTTGGGAGCCCCCCTCATCCCAGAAACAGTCCACTGATTTGCTGGCCACGTCTGGGGATCACCTTCGGTTATGGTCACTGCCCAGTTCTCAGCCTGTCCCGAGCTCGAATACCATCACGCGTCCTACGGGCCAGCAAAGTACACCCCCATCCAAGCTCTCCCCCTTGGCCCTGCTTTCGAATTCGAAATCTCCTGAGCATACCGCCCCGATCACATCCTTAGATTGGAATACGATTTCCCCTAGTCTGATTATCACGTCCAGCATTGACACCACCTGCACCATCTGGGATATCCCTACATTAACTGCCAAAACTCAGTTGATCGCCCACGACAAGGAAGTCTACGATGTGCGTTTTTGTGCGAATAGCGTCGACGTATTCGTCAGCTGCGGCGCTGATGGTAGTGTGCGTATGTTTGATCTGCGAAGCCTCGAACATAGCACTATCATCTATGAACCGTCCGACAAGAACGAAAAGC CGATGAGCCCCGGCAACGCCAGCCCATCTGGTCCGTCACACAACGGGCCCTGGCCTCCGCCACTGCTGCGGATTGCAG CATCTCCACATGACGCCCATCTCCTcgccaccttctcccaggACTCGAGCGTCGTTCGCGTTCTTGACGTACGACAACCGGGCCAAGCCCTCCTCGAGCTCAAGGGCCATTCTGCAGCACTCAACTGTGTCGAGTGGTCACCAAACCGACGTGGCGTTCTCGCTTCCGGTGGCGATGACtccctcgtcctcctctGGGACCTGATCAACCAACAGAACTCCgcacctctctctccacccgTCGCCCACACACCCGGTGCCCCGTCCGTGACTTCTGACCGtggccccgccgccgcctggcAGTGTGACTATGAAGTCTCGAATATCAGCTGGTCCCCACAAGGTGGGCCGAACCCCTCGGGTCACCCGCGGGAGTGGCTTGGAGTTTGCGGCGGGAGAGGCATTTGGGGCGTTGCGCTATGA
- a CDS encoding uncharacterized protein (ID:PFLUO_007938-T1.cds;~source:funannotate), with product MSIRRSSKSAADAIPAGDIEAGGGDTTRWNGFSQFHPSNILSHSHPSDDWLDNAENTFRKLTIWLTPSFLQQYVGGESAEPAKLHAIAALDGLRGWACLLVFNFHFLFTYTWKVAVGWGFAGENFGIHQLPFLHLLISGHIQVAIFFVISGYVLSYKPLKTIRNRQFDQTFTTLASSTFRRGLRLYIPSFVGLLCVFIAARVGLYNYSHGVIKEGHTILGTNEQHPSVYRSFNKQFWDFYKTLAALLNPFDWNLYYNYYNPHLWTIPVEFRCSMVLFVTILATSRLVAKIRMPLVACVIWFCMRYGRWDVVLFLFGMLMAEIDLVNGTWERPNTPTAAVADDKAHFHVSAGTKVTIRLSRRRLWITLFIIGLFIGSVPNLGFKWTPFYSWLWHLTPKPYPEPHRFPQTIGAVLVVFSINNCPDIQTLFVNSFSQYLGKISYAFYIVHGPILHSLGYAIMPSIWRLVGKETDFQYCMGFLIGWSICLPVSIWAGDLFWRAVDIPSVKFARWLENRVIVKPGLSPPSAPPTLSTPHMA from the coding sequence ATGTCGATTCGCCGCTCTTCCAAATCCGCCGCCGATGCGATTCCCGCGGGCGACATTGAAGCCGGTGGCGGGGACACAACACGATGGAACGGCTTCTCTCAATTTCACCCGTCCAATATCCTCTCGCACTCCCACCCGTCGGACGATTGGCTCGATAATGCGGAAAATACATTTCGGAAACTGACCATCTGGCTCACGCCCAGTTTTCTGCAACAGTATGTCGGGGGCGAGTCCGCGGAGCCGGCCAAGCTGCACGCCATCGCCGCGCTGGATGGCTTGCGCGGATGGGCCTGTCTGCTGGTCTTCAACTTTcatttcctcttcacctACACCTGGAAGGTCGCCGTCGGGTGGGGATTCGCGGGCGAGAATTTCGGAATCCACCAGCTGCCCTTCCTGCATCTGTTGATCTCGGGCCATATCCAGGTCGCCAttttcttcgtcatctcGGGCTATGTCCTCTCCTACAAACCCCTCAAGACCATCCGCAACCGCCAATTCGATCAGACATTCACCACCCtggcctcgtcgaccttCCGCCGTGGCCTGCGCCTCTACATCCCCTCCTTCGTTGGACTCCTCTGCGTCTTCATCGCGGCCCGCGTCGGTCTCTACAACTACTCCCACGGTGTCATTAAAGAAGGCCACACCATCCTCGGCACCAACGAACAACACCCCTCCGTCTACAGATCCTTCAACAAGCAATTTTGGGACTTCTACAAAACCCTAGCCGCACTCCTGAACCCATTTGATTGGAACCTCTACTACAACTACTACAACCCGCACCTATGGACCATCCCCGTCGAATTCCGCTGCTCCATGGTCCTGTTCGTGACTATCCTTGCGACCTCGCGTTTGGTAGCAAAAATCCGCATGCCGCTGGTCGCGTGCGTGATCTGGTTCTGCATGCGCTACGGCCGCTGGGACGTCGTCCTGTTCTTATTTGGTATGCTCATGGCCGAAATCGATTTGGTCAATGGCACATGGGAACGCCCGAACACGCCGACCGCCGCGGTCGCGGACGACAAGGCGCATTTCCACGTCAGTGCGGGGACCAAGGTGACCATCCGGCTCTCGCGCCGCCGCCTGTGGATCACACTCTTCATTATCGGGCTCTTCATCGGCTCGGTGCCAAATCTCGGGTTCAAATGGACGCCTTTCTACAGTTGGCTGTGGCACCTCACCCCAAAACCCTACCCCGAGCCGCACCGCTTCCCACAAACCATCGGCGCCGTGCTGgtcgtcttctccatcaacaactGCCCAGACATCCAGACTCTCTTCGTCAACTCGTTCTCCCAATACCTAGGCAAGATCTCCTACGCCTTTTATATTGTCCACGGACCCATTCTCCATTCACTGGGCTACGCCATCATGCCGTCCATTTGGCGCCTTGTCGGCAAGGAAACTGATTTCCAATATTGTATGGGGTTTCTGATCGGATGGTCCATCTGCCTGCCCGTCTCCATCTGGGCGGGTGACCTTTTCTGGCGCGCAGTCGATATTCCCAGCGTGAAGTTTGCGCGCTGGCTTGAGAATCGTGTCATCGTGAAACCAGGCCTATCACCCccatctgctcctccgaCCTTGAGCACTCCACACATGGCATGA